Proteins encoded together in one Cicer arietinum cultivar CDC Frontier isolate Library 1 chromosome 4, Cicar.CDCFrontier_v2.0, whole genome shotgun sequence window:
- the LOC101489743 gene encoding acyl-CoA-binding domain-containing protein 3 encodes MELVTVTDFFFTASLALLLSFLVAKLVSLATTDTHTATKPVGPVHQVEQRLTLQTPQTETRVGFINPVQVKTTNLETGYYTEDVTVDHDSNVAVEFPTVNSNIVVTEQNQGDATVDSDSKEETVLEEITEENCTEKLVSVDDDWEWEGIERSEIEKKFMEAMEFVGEKGYIGNCDGDDDVEMELYGLQKVAMEGPCREPQPMPLKLSARAKWNAWQKLGNMSPEVAMERYISLLSDKVPGWVKDTSAGMTEGEPTGSEVSESTVPDFSSALSHQQMILPERELVQESGVQELIPLTVSDLENNVKK; translated from the exons ATGGAGCTTGTAACcgtaactgatttttttttcactgCATCGCTGGCACTTCTTCTTTCCTTCCTCGTTGCAAAGCTTGTCTCCTTAGCCACCACCGACACTCACACCGCGACTAAACCGGTCGGTCCGGTTCATCAAGTTGAACAACGGTTAACGCTTCAAACACCTCAAACCGAGACCCGAGTCGGTTTTATTAATCCGGTTCAAGTTAAAACAACGAATTTAGAAACCGGATATTATACAGAAGACGTTACGGTTGATCACGATTCCAACGTTGCCGTCGAGTTTCCGACGGTGAATTCAAACATTGTCGTAACTGAACAAAACCAAGGAGACGCTACGGTTGATTCCGATTCCAAAGAGGAAACTGTTTTGGAAGAAATCACTGAAGAAAATTGTACTGAGAAGTTAGTTTCTGTTGATGATGATTGGGAATGGGAAGGGATTGAGAGGAGTGAGATTGAAAAGAAGTTTATGGAGGCTATGGAATTTGTTGGTGAGAAAGGGTATATTGGTAATtgtgatggtgatgatgatgtGGAGATGGAGTTGTATGGACTTCAAAAGGTTGCAATGGAAGGACCTTGTCGTGAACCTCAGCCAATGCCGCTTAAACTCTCCGCACGTGCTAAATG GAATGCTTGGCAAAAACTGGGGAACATGAGTCCAGAGGTTGCTATGGAGCGATATATCAGCCTTCTTTCTGATAAAGTTCCCGGATGGGTGAAAGATACTTCTGCT GGAATGACTGAAGGCGAACCGACAGGATCAGAAGTTTCTGAGTCTACTGTTCCTGATTTTAGCTCGGCTTTGTCTCATCAACAAATGATCTTACCTGAAAG GGAACTTGTTCAAGAGTCTGGTGTCCAGGAACTTATCCCACTTACGGTGTCAGATTTGGAGAACAAT GTTAAAAAATGA
- the LOC101490058 gene encoding subtilisin-like protease SBT1.7, whose protein sequence is MNIFKSLQVVLLLLFCSRHTIAETKSPQTKNTYIIHTDKSTMPQTFTDHLNWFDSSLKSVSETAEILYTYKHVAHGFSTRLTLQEADTLSKQPGILSVTPELRYHLHTTRTPQFLGLPKTNTLLPNSNQQSQVIIGVLDTGIWPELKSLDDTGLGPIPSNWKGECETGNNMNSSNCNKKLIGARFFSKGYEAALGPIDKTTESRSARDDDGHGSHTLTTAAGSEVAEASLFGLASGTARGMATQARVAAYKVCWLGGCFTSDIAAGIDKAIEDGVNILSMSIGGSTMDYFRDIIAIGSFTATSHGILVSASAGXXXXSPENLSNVAPWITTVGAGTIDRDFPAYITLGNGKTYTGASLYNGKPLTDTLLPLVYAGNVSNSSVGYLCIPDSLTPSNVLGKVVVCERGGNSRVEKGLVVKSAGGIGMILANNEEYGEELIADSHLLPAASLGQKSSTILKDYVFNSPNPKAKIVFGGTHLQVQPSPVVAAFSSRGPNALTPKILKPDLIAPGVNILAGWTGSVGPTGLTLDKRHVSFNIISGTSMSCPHVSGLAAILKGAYPDWSPASIRSALMTTAYTSYKNGQTIEDVATGKSATPFDFGSGHADPVSALDPGLVYDANVDDYLGFFCALNYTSFQIKLAARREYTCDPKKKFRVEDFNYPSFSVPFETASGIGGGSSEPVSVEYNRVLTNVGTPGTYKASVVVLPVGSSPVKVVVEPETISFKELYEKKGYTVRFTCSSMPSGTTSFGYLEWNDGKHRVVSPIAFSWT, encoded by the exons ATGAACATTTTCAAGTCTCTTCAAGTTGTTCTGCTGCTATTATTCTGCAGCAGACACACCATAGCAGAAACCAAATCACCACAAACCAAAAACACATACATAATTCACACGGACAAATCCACCATGCCACAAACTTTCACTGACCACCTTAACTGGTTCGATTCATCGCTAAAATCAGTATCAGAAACAGCAGAGATTCTCTACACATACAAACATGTAGCTCATGGATTCTCCACAAGACTAACACTTCAAGAAGCTGACACACTTTCAAAACAACCAGGAATTCTCTCTGTTACCCCTGAACTAAGATACCATCTTCACACAACAAGAACACCACAGTTCCTAGGATTACCAAAAACCAACACTCTTTTACCTAACTCTAACCAACAGAGCCAGGTGATTATCGGTGTTCTCGACACTGGTATATGGCCAGAGCTAAAAAGCTTAGACGACACAGGACTTGGTCCAATACCAAGTAACTGGAAAGGAGAGTGTGAAACAGGTAACAATATGAACTCATCAAACTGCAACAAAAAACTCATAGGTGCAAGGTTTTTCTCAAAAGGGTATGAAGCAGCACTTGGTCCAATAGACAAAACAACAGAATCAAGATCAGCGAGAGACGATGATGGTCATGGAAGCCACACTTTAACAACAGCAGCAGGTTCTGAAGTAGCAGAAGCTAGCCTTTTTGGCTTAGCTTCTGGTACAGCAAGAGGCATGGCTACACAAGCCCGTGTAGCAGCTTATAAAGTGTGTTGGCTAGGTGGTTGTTTCACTTCCGACATAGCTGCCGGAATCGATAAAGCAATAGAAGACGGTGTCAACATCTTATCCATGTCAATTGGTGGTAGCACAATGGATTACTTTAGAGATATCATAGCAATTGGTTCTTTCACAGCAACATCACATGGAATTCTAGTTTCAGCTTCAGCAGG NNNNNNNNNNNCAAGTCCTGAAAATTTGTCAAATGTAGCACCATGGATAACAACAGTCGGAGCCGGAACAATCGATCGGGATTTCCCGGCTTACATAACACTCGGAAACGGAAAAACATACACAGGTGCATCACTCTACAATGGAAAACCTTTAACTGATACATTGCTACCATTAGTTTATGCAGGTAATGTGAGTAATTCATCAGTTGGGTATCTTTGTATACCTGATTCATTAACCCCTTCAAATGTTTTAGGCAAAGTTGTTGTATGTGAAAGAGGTGGAAACTCAAGAGTTGAAAAGGGTCTTGTTGTGAAAAGTGCTGGTGGAATTGGAATGATTTTAGCAAACAATGAAGAGTATGGTGAGGAGTTAATTGCTGACTCTCATCTTCTACCAGCAGCATCATTGGGTCAAAAATCAAGCAcaatattaaaagattatgtTTTTAATTCACCAAATCCAAAAGCTAAAATTGTTTTTGGTGGAACACATTTACAAGTTCAACCTTCACCGGTTGTAGCAGCGTTCAGTTCAAGAGGACCAAATGCTCTAACACCAAAGATTCTTAAACCGGATTTAATAGCACCGGGTGTAAACATTTTAGCCGGCTGGACCGGTTCAGTTGGACCAACCGGTTTAACACTAGACAAGAGGCACGTGAGTTTCAACATTATATCGGGGACCTCAATGTCGTGTCCTCACGTGAGTGGTTTAGCTGCAATTTTAAAAGGAGCTTACCCTGATTGGAGTCCCGCTTCTATACGGTCAGCACTAATGACCACAGCATACACCTCTTATAAAAACGGACAAACAATCGAAGATGTTGCAACCGGGAAATCCGCTACGCCTTTCGATTTCGGATCGGGACACGCGGACCCTGTATCCGCCCTTGATCCTGGTCTTGTTTACGACGCCAACGTGGACGATTATCTTGGATTTTTCTGTGCGTTAAACTACACGTCGTTTCAAATCAAACTTGCAGCGAGAAGAGAATACACGTGCGATCCAAAGAAGAAATTTAGGGTTGAAGATTTTAACTATCCTTCTTTTTCTGTTCCTTTTGAAACTGCTTCGGGAATTGGTGGTGGTTCATCAGAACCGGTCAGTGTTGAATATAATAGGGTCCTAACGAATGTTGGAACTCCGGGAACTTATAAAGCTTCGGTGGTGGTGTTACCGGTGGGTTCTTCGCCGGTGAAGGTAGTGGTGGAACCGGAGACGATTAGTTTTAAAGAACTGTATGAGAAGAAGGGTTATACCGTGCGGTTCACGTGCAGTTCGATGCCTTCGGGAACTACGAGTTTTGGTTATTTGGAATGGAATGATGGGAAGCATAGGGTTGTGAGTCCAATTGCGTTTAGTTGGACTTGA
- the LOC101490393 gene encoding 3-oxo-Delta(4,5)-steroid 5-beta-reductase: MNWWWARAAGDTGKITKLEEAPQSFKNVALIIGVTGIVGNSLAEILPLNDTPGGPWKVYGVARRPRPTWNANNPVHYIQCDVSNQNDVELKLSPLTDVTHIFYVSWTSRPTEAQNSDVNGSMLRNVLRALIPNAPNLRHISLQTGAKHYVGSFETIGKIKGHDSPFTEDLPRLDILNFYYTQEDILFQEVGKKKGMTWFINRPQVIFGFSPYSMMNLIGTLCVYAAICKHECVPLKFPGSKAAWEGYSTASDANLIAEQHIWGAVDPKAKNQAFNCSNGDVFKWKHFWKVLADKFGIENYGFEDGSDFKLSDMMKDKGGVWEDIVRDNGLLPNKLEEVGDWWFVDFMLRVEGVLDTMNKAKQHGFLGFRNSKESFISWIDKTKAYKIVP, from the exons ATGAACTGGTGGTGGGCGAGAGCAGCCGGTGATACTGGCAAG ATCACAAAATTGGAGGAAGCACCACAAAGCTTCAAGAACGTAGCACTAATTATAGGCGTAACCGGCATCGTCGGAAACAGCCTTGCCGAGATTCTACCTCTTAACGACACCCCCGGTGGTCCATGGAAAGTTTACGGTGTGGCTCGCCGTCCACGACCAACGTGGAACGCTAATAACCCCGTTCACTATATTCAATGCGATGTTTCCAACCAAAACGACGTCGAATTGAAGCTCTCTCCATTAACTGACGTGACTCATATCTTTTATGTTTCATGGACCAGTAGGCCCACTGAGGCCCAAAATAGCGACGTAAATGGTTCCATGTTGAGGAACGTTCTTCGGGCTCTCATTCCAAATGCTCCGAATCTTCGCCACATTTCACTTCAGACAGGTGCCAAGCATTATGTAGGATCGTTTGAAACGATTGGGAAGATCAAGGGTCATGACTCACCGTTCACGGAGGATCTGCCACGCCTCGACATACTCAATTTCTATTACACACAAGAGGATATCTTGTTCCAAGAG GTGGGTAAGAAAAAAGGAATGACATGGTTCATTAATCGACCACAAGTTATCTTTGGATTTTCACCATACAGCATGATGAACCTAATTGGTACACTTTGCGTTTACGCCGCAATTTGCAAGCATGAATGTGTTCCTTTGAAGTTTCCTGGATCGAAAGCTGCATGGGAGGGTTATTCAACTGCTTCAGATGCTAATTTAATAGCAGAGCAACACATTTGGGGTGCGGTTGATCCTAAAGCCAAGAACCAAGCTTTCAACTGCAGCAACGGTGATGTTTTCAAGTGGAAACATTTTTGGAAGGTATTGGCTGATAAGTTTGGGATTGAAAATTATGGTTTTGAAGATGGTTCAGATTTCAAGTTGTCAGATATGATGAAAGATAAGGGTGGTGTTTGGGAAGATATTGTGAGAGACAATGGATTGTTGCCCAACAAGCTTGAAGAGGTTGGTGATTGGTGGTTTGTAGATTTTATGTTGAGAGTTGAGGGTGTTTTGGATACTATGAACAAGGCTAAACAACATGGTTTCTTGGGATTTAGGAATTCTAAGGAATCTTTTATTAGTTGGATTGACAAGACAAAAGCTTACAAGATTGTGCCATGA
- the LOC101490718 gene encoding uncharacterized protein yields MGSSFDRWKKDPFFHVAEEVQESADRMESTYRTWIHATKDTSNMWNPDELRRDLLTTLGTAKWQLEEFEREVRWSYSKSSSDNARNRHQDFITAIKDKIRKIEDSLNESNPIGSKESKPWVCLDEGEKDELALFLSGMPDDEGENEEMSLSLSRGHRRAATADIGYCKILVSDDHVDHSNPMHKVSSLSGFLSSMETISKWKFNVLDHHHKQTHFAISPNVRFNKGNNATLDSSDECYDKQHYGWCGTIQRQLQRSQYQMQYTGFVRVTVLIVFLLCLIGLIALRTK; encoded by the exons ATGGGGTCGAGTTTTGATCGGTGGAAAAAAGATCCATTCTTTCATGTTGCAGAAGAAGTTCAGGAATCTGCAGATAG GATGGAATCTACATATAGGACATGGATACATGCTACAAAAGATACTTCGAACATGTGGAATCCTGATGAACTCCGAAGAGATTTACTCACTACTCTTGGAACTGCTAAATGGCAG TTAGAGGAATTTGAACGTGAAGTGAGGTGGAGTTATAGCAAAAGCTCAAGCGATAATGCAAGAAATAGGCATCAAGATTTTATCACTGCTATTAAGGATAAGATAAGAAAAATTGAAGATTCGTTAAATGAATCCAACCCTATTGGTAGCAAGGAATCTAAACCATGGGTGTGTTTGGACGAAGGAGAAAAAGACGAGCTTGCTTTGTTTCTTTC AGGAATGCCAGATGATGAAGGAGAAAATGAGGAGATGTCACTGTCACTGTCACGTGGGCATCGTAGAGCAGCTACTGCTGATATTGGTTATTGTAAAATTTTAGTTTCTGATGATCATGTGGATCACTCCAATCCAATGCATAAGGTGTCCAGTTTATCAGGTTTTCTTTCTTCTATGGAAACTATCTCCAAATGGAAGTTTAATGTGTTGGATCATCATCATAAACAAACTCATTTTGCAATATCTCCCAACGTTCGATTCAATAAGGGCAACAACGCAACACTTGATAGTTCTGATGAATGCTATGACAAGCAACACTATGGATGGTGTGGTACTATTCAGAGACAACTTCAAAGATCTCAATACCAAATGCAATACACAGGGTTTGTTCGAGTAACTGTTTTGATTGTTTTTCTCCTCTGCTTAATAG GTTTAATTGCATTACGCacaaagtaa